The Methanothrix sp. genome has a segment encoding these proteins:
- a CDS encoding bifunctional methionine sulfoxide reductase B/A protein, which produces MGAGVKFGPADTEPPFQNEFWNNKRPGIYVDVVSGEPLFSSKDKFDSGTGWPSFAKPLKEGSIEERVDTSYNMRRIEVRSKEANSHLGHVFDDGPDPTGLRYCINSASLRFIPVEDLEKEGYGEYRPLFQEDEPRGGQREASGRADQGYEIATFAAGCFWGVEALFQQIRGVLRTTVGYTGGTVPHPSYDQVCTGTTGHAEAVQIEYDPQIVSYRELLSLFWRMHNPTTPNRQGPDIGTQYRSAIFYHNDEQKAAAEKSRDEFDRSGAYPRRSVTQIVPASDFYEAEEYHQHYFAKREAAKQKAAKRDQNNAMY; this is translated from the coding sequence ATCGGCGCGGGGGTCAAATTTGGACCGGCGGATACAGAACCCCCCTTCCAGAACGAATTCTGGAACAATAAAAGGCCTGGCATCTATGTGGATGTGGTCTCGGGAGAGCCCTTATTCAGCTCAAAGGATAAATTCGATTCCGGGACAGGATGGCCGAGCTTCGCAAAGCCGCTGAAAGAGGGGAGCATAGAAGAGAGAGTCGATACCAGTTATAATATGAGGCGGATTGAGGTTCGCAGCAAAGAGGCCAACTCCCATTTGGGCCATGTATTCGATGACGGCCCCGATCCGACGGGTCTGCGCTACTGTATCAACTCTGCCTCCCTGCGTTTTATACCAGTGGAGGATCTGGAAAAGGAAGGATATGGAGAATACCGGCCCCTCTTCCAGGAGGATGAGCCCCGGGGCGGGCAGAGGGAGGCTTCCGGGAGAGCCGATCAGGGCTATGAGATTGCCACCTTCGCCGCCGGCTGCTTTTGGGGAGTGGAGGCGCTCTTCCAGCAGATCCGCGGAGTGCTTCGGACAACTGTGGGATACACAGGAGGAACAGTCCCTCATCCATCCTATGATCAGGTTTGCACCGGGACTACAGGCCATGCAGAGGCTGTGCAGATAGAGTACGATCCCCAGATCGTATCCTACAGAGAACTGCTCAGCTTATTCTGGAGAATGCATAATCCCACCACACCCAACCGCCAGGGACCTGATATAGGCACCCAATATCGATCGGCCATATTCTACCACAATGATGAGCAAAAGGCAGCAGCAGAGAAATCACGGGATGAATTCGATAGATCTGGTGCCTATCCAAGAAGATCTGTCACTCAGATCGTTCCTGCATCTGATTTTTATGAAGCGGAGGAATATCATCAGCATTATTTCGCAAAGCGGGAAGCAGCAAAGCAGAAAGCAGCAAAGCGGGATCAGAATAATGCCATGTATTAA
- a CDS encoding PKD domain-containing protein, which translates to MKLIVILVICFALLFSGCMEQEKSSGNGRDALAGSSEPTGAGSPVKMKVIITSPGAGQIIQGKEDISFDGSAEGGEGKLSYEWSSSINGRLSTSRSFKYNPAKLEKGRHVIILKVTDERGRSGEGSVQVEVM; encoded by the coding sequence ATGAAGTTGATCGTCATACTGGTGATTTGCTTTGCCCTTCTCTTTTCAGGATGCATGGAACAGGAGAAAAGCAGTGGCAATGGAAGAGATGCCCTTGCCGGATCCTCGGAGCCGACAGGAGCAGGCAGCCCGGTGAAAATGAAAGTGATCATCACCTCACCTGGCGCTGGACAGATCATCCAAGGCAAAGAGGATATCAGCTTTGATGGTTCTGCTGAGGGCGGTGAAGGAAAGCTGAGCTATGAGTGGAGTTCAAGCATCAATGGAAGGCTCTCCACCAGCCGTTCCTTCAAGTACAATCCCGCAAAGCTGGAGAAGGGCAGGCATGTCATCATCCTCAAGGTGACAGATGAGAGAGGAAGGTCCGGAGAGGGGAGCGTTCAGGTTGAGGTGATGTGA
- a CDS encoding hemolysin family protein — MLHEILVIIILILANGAFSMAEMAVVLSRKTRLRQMADQGDKGASIALELADNPNLFLSSAQTGMTLIATLTGAFGGATISDEVAGYLLIIFPALTHYSHGIALALVVLSITFVNLVIGELVPKRIALSNPERIASWSASPLSTFSRIASPVVLLLSKSTEFVLQALGINSNAEPEVTEEEIKIMIDRGTMAGVIEEDEQDIVERVFSLGERKVSSIMTPRGKIVWLDVHESLQEIQRKAASVPYTIFPVCSRKLDNVLGVIQSKDVLNCELNRKPIDLRPLLLPPLFVPESMRALKVLEKFKQTGIHLAIVLDEYGTVQGVVALVDLLEGLVGDIPHIHELSEPQILRRSDGSWLVDGVMLVSEFKDKLGIERLPDEDDGTYQTMGGFMMTHLEKIPVTGDKFEWGGYRFEVVDMDERRVDKVLVAPLAQDVAG; from the coding sequence ATGTTGCATGAGATCTTAGTCATCATCATTCTTATACTGGCAAATGGCGCCTTCTCCATGGCGGAGATGGCAGTCGTCTTATCGCGAAAGACCAGGCTCCGCCAGATGGCAGATCAGGGGGATAAGGGTGCCAGCATCGCTCTGGAGCTGGCAGACAACCCCAATCTGTTTCTCTCCTCTGCTCAGACAGGGATGACTCTGATAGCCACACTTACCGGGGCCTTTGGAGGAGCGACAATATCCGATGAGGTGGCTGGATATCTGCTCATAATTTTTCCCGCTCTGACCCATTACAGCCATGGAATTGCTCTGGCTTTAGTAGTCCTGTCTATTACCTTCGTCAATCTGGTCATAGGAGAGCTGGTACCAAAGAGGATCGCCCTCTCCAATCCGGAGCGAATTGCATCCTGGTCGGCATCTCCGTTGAGTACTTTTTCCAGGATTGCATCCCCGGTGGTTCTTCTCCTGAGCAAATCCACAGAGTTTGTCCTCCAGGCCCTGGGGATCAATTCCAATGCCGAGCCGGAGGTGACAGAAGAAGAGATAAAGATCATGATAGACCGGGGGACAATGGCCGGGGTGATCGAGGAGGATGAGCAGGACATAGTGGAGAGGGTCTTCTCATTGGGAGAGAGAAAGGTCAGCTCCATTATGACCCCCAGGGGAAAGATAGTCTGGCTTGACGTTCATGAGAGCCTCCAGGAGATCCAAAGGAAGGCTGCCAGTGTGCCGTACACCATCTTTCCGGTCTGCAGCAGGAAGCTGGATAATGTTCTGGGAGTGATCCAGTCCAAGGATGTTCTGAACTGCGAGCTCAATAGAAAGCCGATCGATCTGAGGCCATTGCTGCTGCCACCCCTATTTGTCCCGGAGAGCATGAGGGCTTTGAAGGTGCTGGAGAAGTTCAAGCAGACGGGAATCCATCTGGCCATTGTGCTGGATGAGTATGGCACAGTGCAGGGGGTGGTGGCGCTGGTGGATCTTCTGGAGGGGCTGGTGGGAGATATCCCCCATATCCATGAGCTGAGCGAGCCCCAGATCCTGCGCAGAAGCGACGGCTCCTGGCTGGTGGACGGGGTTATGCTTGTGAGCGAATTCAAAGATAAGCTGGGCATCGAGAGGCTCCCTGATGAGGATGATGGAACCTATCAGACCATGGGCGGTTTCATGATGACCCACCTGGAGAAGATCCCTGTCACAGGAGACAAATTCGAATGGGGTGGATATCGCTTCGAGGTCGTGGATATGGATGAGCGCCGGGTGGACAAGGTGCTGGTAGCTCCTCTTGCTCAGGATGTGGCCGGCTAG
- a CDS encoding MTAP family purine nucleoside phosphorylase, whose amino-acid sequence MDAEIAVIGGVGFTLEGVADEVETAYGPVPAFRSRIKNQRLAFIPRHGTGHLPPHRIDYRAIISAARKTGAKWVISVNSVGGMASQPVGSIFFPYDFVEFTKCRLNTFFEDRAVHIDLREPYCPHLRGHLLAAAQSLDLKTSEGVYVCAEGPHLESPAQIRMMRQFGDVVGMTGYPEVVLAREAELCYASICIVTNPAAGMEESGMEESGMEESGMEESDMNESDMNEFGSKGRGGFSASDIPGRVAKCREEVREVIYQAAQGLEEKGSCHCRESLSRAAL is encoded by the coding sequence ATGGATGCAGAAATCGCAGTCATCGGTGGAGTGGGCTTCACCTTAGAGGGGGTAGCCGATGAAGTGGAGACCGCTTACGGCCCCGTTCCTGCCTTCCGCAGCAGGATAAAAAACCAAAGGCTCGCTTTCATCCCCCGCCATGGCACTGGACACCTGCCGCCCCATAGGATAGACTACCGGGCCATCATCTCTGCTGCCAGGAAGACCGGCGCTAAATGGGTCATATCAGTCAACAGCGTGGGGGGGATGGCATCCCAGCCTGTGGGGAGCATCTTTTTCCCCTATGACTTTGTCGAGTTCACCAAATGCCGGCTCAACACATTCTTCGAGGATCGAGCAGTGCATATCGACCTGAGGGAGCCCTATTGCCCCCATCTCAGAGGCCATCTTCTCGCTGCTGCCCAGTCGCTTGATCTGAAGACCTCAGAGGGGGTCTATGTCTGCGCTGAGGGTCCCCATCTGGAGTCGCCCGCCCAGATCAGAATGATGCGCCAGTTCGGGGATGTGGTGGGGATGACCGGATATCCAGAGGTGGTCTTGGCCCGGGAGGCGGAGTTATGTTACGCCTCCATCTGCATTGTCACCAACCCAGCCGCCGGTATGGAGGAATCCGGTATGGAGGAATCCGGTATGGAGGAATCCGGTATGGAGGAATCTGATATGAATGAATCCGATATGAATGAATTCGGATCGAAGGGGAGGGGGGGCTTTTCTGCCAGCGATATCCCTGGGCGGGTGGCGAAGTGCCGCGAGGAGGTCCGGGAGGTGATATATCAAGCAGCACAGGGGCTGGAGGAAAAAGGGTCCTGCCATTGCAGGGAATCCCTATCCAGGGCTGCTCTCTGA
- a CDS encoding DUF6125 family protein, translated as MKDLTEMDKTEYFRRSYRAVDGLWFMMIEKKHGFDEALELDEAVWRVLPKIQARSIKSMLNLDYGLDGLKEAIATRLALEEFDYDLEPEEDGFTVEIRRCPWHDIMLRSGREGLSERVSEVICLAENQVWAQEFSPKGIEGEDKEIGFERRERICQGGSRCRFRFGW; from the coding sequence ATGAAGGATTTGACAGAGATGGATAAGACGGAGTACTTCCGCCGTTCCTACCGGGCGGTGGACGGCCTCTGGTTCATGATGATCGAGAAGAAGCATGGATTTGATGAGGCGCTGGAGCTGGACGAGGCGGTCTGGCGGGTCCTGCCCAAGATCCAGGCCCGGAGCATCAAGTCCATGCTGAATCTGGATTATGGACTTGACGGGCTGAAGGAGGCTATTGCCACCCGTCTGGCCCTGGAGGAGTTCGATTACGATCTGGAACCAGAGGAGGACGGATTTACAGTGGAGATCCGGCGCTGTCCCTGGCATGATATCATGCTCCGCTCAGGCAGAGAAGGGCTCTCAGAGAGGGTGAGCGAGGTCATCTGCCTGGCGGAAAACCAGGTCTGGGCGCAGGAGTTCAGCCCGAAGGGCATTGAGGGGGAGGACAAAGAGATAGGGTTCGAGAGGAGGGAGAGGATCTGTCAGGGTGGCAGCAGATGCAGATTCCGGTTCGGCTGGTAG
- a CDS encoding radical SAM protein, giving the protein MRSFSPRLAARALWQMRVRRRPYVLSHGVNARCNLRCSFCQYWKHPAGEMSQKEIFRMLDEASSFGIGVYNAWTVEPLLREDLPRILRYAKSRGLITSLVTNGLLLARRADELSDLDYLSVSVDGIRSYKELRGVELENILAGIRAAKRAGHEILINCVISSKNVSELEDLVHLAERLGTWISFEPLHESAGISDSVWRDLGIRDRSGYEEAVNGLMDLKRAGAPIINSLTYLEMISHLQPRFRCHASEIILHVASDGSIENCRVHSQPLANVKDGLAEAWRASKKGREEIAGSCPGCLFFGYAENSLLYEFVPEVLRHYEWM; this is encoded by the coding sequence ATGAGATCGTTCTCCCCCCGGCTGGCGGCCAGGGCTCTGTGGCAGATGAGAGTCAGAAGAAGGCCCTATGTCCTCTCCCATGGGGTCAACGCCCGCTGCAACCTCAGATGCTCCTTTTGCCAGTACTGGAAGCATCCCGCAGGGGAGATGAGCCAAAAGGAGATCTTCAGGATGCTGGATGAGGCAAGCTCCTTTGGCATTGGAGTCTATAATGCCTGGACCGTCGAGCCCCTGCTGCGGGAGGATCTGCCCCGGATTTTAAGATACGCCAAATCCCGCGGCCTCATCACCAGCCTGGTCACCAACGGCCTTCTCCTGGCCAGAAGGGCGGATGAGCTTTCTGATCTTGATTATCTCTCCGTCTCTGTGGACGGTATCAGGAGCTACAAAGAGCTGCGGGGGGTGGAGCTGGAAAACATCCTGGCCGGGATCAGGGCGGCAAAGAGGGCGGGCCACGAGATTCTGATCAACTGTGTTATAAGCAGCAAAAATGTGAGCGAGCTGGAGGATCTGGTCCATCTGGCAGAGAGGCTTGGCACCTGGATCTCCTTTGAGCCATTGCATGAGTCTGCTGGGATCTCTGACTCCGTCTGGAGGGATCTGGGGATTCGGGATCGATCCGGATATGAAGAGGCAGTGAACGGATTGATGGATCTGAAGAGAGCTGGTGCACCGATCATCAACTCCCTGACCTACCTGGAGATGATATCCCATCTGCAGCCCCGGTTCAGGTGTCATGCCAGCGAGATCATCCTCCATGTTGCGTCCGACGGAAGCATCGAGAACTGCCGGGTGCACAGCCAGCCCCTGGCCAATGTGAAAGATGGATTAGCGGAGGCATGGCGGGCCTCAAAGAAGGGAAGGGAGGAGATCGCTGGATCCTGCCCAGGATGTCTGTTCTTCGGGTATGCGGAAAACAGCCTCCTATACGAGTTTGTGCCTGAGGTTTTGAGGCATTATGAGTGGATGTAG
- the hpt gene encoding hypoxanthine/guanine phosphoribosyltransferase produces the protein MLDRLRRSLLEAPVFKRGGYDYFIHPITDGVPEIRPDLIREVTANIVRIANLDVDKIVTVEAMGIPIGIVLSILCDIPLVIIRKRKYGLPNEIEIDKATGYSRSQLFLNGIKKGDRVIVVDDVISTGGTLKATLDSLKMAGAEVMDVVIVVERGDGAERLRAQGYELKTMVRVKVEDGRVSEVIESRR, from the coding sequence ATGCTGGATAGGCTTAGGAGATCATTGCTGGAGGCCCCGGTATTCAAGCGGGGAGGGTATGATTACTTCATTCATCCAATCACAGACGGCGTTCCTGAGATCAGGCCGGATCTGATCCGGGAGGTCACGGCTAACATTGTGCGGATCGCCAATCTGGATGTGGACAAGATTGTGACAGTTGAGGCGATGGGAATTCCCATTGGCATAGTGCTTTCCATTCTCTGCGATATTCCCCTGGTGATTATCAGAAAGCGTAAATACGGCCTGCCGAATGAGATCGAGATAGATAAGGCTACCGGCTACTCCAGGTCTCAGCTCTTCTTGAATGGCATAAAGAAGGGGGATAGAGTGATTGTGGTCGATGATGTGATCAGCACTGGCGGAACCCTCAAGGCCACACTGGACTCGCTCAAGATGGCCGGGGCAGAGGTGATGGATGTGGTGATTGTGGTGGAGAGAGGTGATGGCGCAGAGCGGCTGAGAGCCCAGGGCTATGAGCTGAAGACAATGGTCAGAGTCAAGGTGGAAGATGGCCGGGTCTCTGAGGTCATAGAGAGCAGAAGATAG
- the mtnA gene encoding S-methyl-5-thioribose-1-phosphate isomerase codes for MHSTEPRTIWWDEGLWLIDQTQLPERYIPLKIESIRQLVAAIKSLSVRGAPALGAAGAYSIALAAERSHAGNAFDMIAELEVAADMIRRSRPTAINLSWGVDRALREASEGESIDEIRERALRSAEEIAEEDIRINHAIGRNGAKLLEDGETILTHCNAGRLACVGWGTALGVVRSAAELGKRVQVFACETRPLHQGSRLTAWELKEDGIPVTLICESMSGSLMRKARIDKVIVGADRITRDAVFNKIGTYNHAVLAKHHKIPFYVAAPLSTFDRMNGEEEIIIEERDPEEICTLGGVRLAPLGVDVYNPAFDATPLDLVSALITEKGVFRPPLMPPI; via the coding sequence TTGCATTCGACCGAGCCCAGAACCATCTGGTGGGACGAAGGCCTCTGGCTTATCGATCAGACCCAGCTTCCTGAGAGGTACATTCCCCTGAAGATCGAGAGCATAAGGCAACTGGTGGCCGCCATCAAGTCCCTGTCCGTTCGCGGTGCCCCGGCTCTGGGTGCCGCCGGGGCCTACAGCATCGCCCTGGCCGCTGAGAGATCCCATGCCGGCAACGCTTTTGATATGATCGCCGAGCTGGAGGTGGCCGCTGATATGATCCGCCGCTCCCGGCCCACAGCAATCAACCTCTCCTGGGGGGTGGACAGAGCCCTGCGGGAGGCATCGGAGGGAGAGAGCATCGATGAGATCCGCGAGAGGGCCTTGAGGTCGGCAGAAGAGATCGCAGAAGAGGATATTCGCATCAATCATGCCATCGGACGGAATGGAGCAAAGCTCCTGGAGGATGGAGAGACCATCCTCACCCATTGCAATGCCGGAAGGCTGGCCTGCGTGGGCTGGGGAACTGCTCTGGGAGTTGTGCGCTCTGCAGCAGAATTGGGGAAGAGGGTCCAGGTATTCGCCTGCGAGACCCGCCCTCTGCACCAAGGCTCCCGCCTGACCGCCTGGGAGCTGAAGGAGGATGGAATACCTGTAACCCTTATCTGCGAGAGCATGTCCGGCAGCCTGATGCGCAAAGCCAGGATCGATAAGGTCATCGTGGGCGCTGACCGGATCACCAGGGATGCGGTCTTCAATAAGATCGGGACATATAATCATGCCGTCCTGGCCAAACACCATAAGATTCCCTTCTATGTGGCTGCACCCCTTTCCACCTTCGACCGGATGAACGGAGAAGAGGAGATCATCATAGAGGAACGGGATCCGGAGGAGATCTGCACATTGGGTGGAGTGCGCCTCGCCCCCCTGGGGGTCGACGTCTACAATCCGGCATTCGACGCCACTCCCCTGGATCTGGTCTCTGCCCTGATAACTGAGAAGGGTGTCTTCCGCCCTCCCCTCATGCCCCCGATATAG
- the mscL gene encoding large-conductance mechanosensitive channel protein MscL, translating into MGIISEFKEFAVKGNAVDMAVGIIIGAAFGSIVNSLVNDIIMPPIGMLTGGINFADMFVALDGKTYASLAEAQAVSAPTLNYGLFINAVISFIIVAFAVFMLVRQINALKKAPAPADPTTKECPYCKESIAKTATKCKYCTADLK; encoded by the coding sequence ATGGGAATTATTAGCGAATTTAAGGAATTCGCAGTGAAGGGCAATGCTGTGGATATGGCGGTGGGCATAATCATTGGGGCAGCATTCGGCAGCATAGTCAATTCGCTTGTGAATGATATTATTATGCCGCCAATTGGCATGCTGACCGGAGGGATAAACTTCGCCGACATGTTCGTGGCTCTTGATGGTAAGACCTACGCCAGCCTGGCAGAGGCGCAGGCGGTATCTGCTCCCACTCTCAATTATGGTCTATTCATAAATGCAGTAATCAGCTTTATCATAGTGGCTTTTGCCGTGTTCATGCTGGTGCGACAGATAAATGCTCTGAAGAAAGCACCGGCGCCTGCTGATCCTACCACCAAGGAATGCCCGTACTGCAAAGAGAGCATCGCCAAGACAGCGACCAAATGCAAGTACTGCACCGCCGATCTCAAATAA
- the queC gene encoding 7-cyano-7-deazaguanine synthase QueC — translation MKAVLIYSGGLDSSTLLYRLLADGYQVDALTFNYAQRHKKEIECARVITSRLDITHHIIDLSSLAAFLGQSALLGKGEVPRGLYTEESARQTVVPNRNMIMLSVAAGYAEAQRIPELFYAAHRNDLTIYPDCRPEFVDALKPAIRLGTAWHPVQLRAPFLDMTKAEIVRMGLELQVPYELTWSCYLGMDKPCRSCPTCIEREEAFALCGCRDPLVEMDGA, via the coding sequence ATGAAGGCGGTTTTAATATACTCCGGTGGTCTGGATTCGAGCACATTGCTCTACAGATTGCTGGCCGATGGCTATCAGGTTGATGCCCTCACCTTCAACTATGCCCAGAGGCATAAAAAGGAGATAGAGTGCGCAAGAGTCATCACCTCCAGGCTGGATATCACCCACCACATCATCGATCTCTCCTCTCTGGCTGCATTTCTGGGGCAAAGCGCACTCCTGGGGAAGGGGGAGGTGCCCAGAGGTCTTTATACTGAGGAGTCTGCCAGGCAGACGGTAGTGCCAAACAGAAATATGATAATGCTCTCTGTGGCTGCGGGCTATGCCGAGGCCCAGAGAATCCCGGAGCTGTTTTATGCCGCTCACAGGAATGATCTGACGATCTATCCCGACTGCCGGCCGGAGTTCGTTGATGCCCTCAAGCCCGCCATAAGGCTGGGCACAGCCTGGCATCCCGTCCAACTGCGAGCACCCTTTTTGGATATGACCAAGGCAGAGATCGTGAGGATGGGCCTTGAGCTGCAGGTTCCCTATGAGCTCACCTGGTCATGCTACCTGGGAATGGATAAGCCCTGCCGCTCCTGCCCCACCTGCATTGAGAGGGAGGAGGCCTTTGCCCTATGCGGTTGCCGGGACCCTCTGGTGGAGATGGACGGCGCATAG
- a CDS encoding dihydrolipoyl dehydrogenase: MEKFDLIVIGSGAGALVAAQAARAGRRTALVDQGPMGGTCLNNGCIPSKMLIHPADMIRSIQEAGAVGVHARIDKIDFPMIMRRMHQVVDGGRAHMEETISSRSNLTYYNEKAEFIEDYILKVGSKTLTAPQFVIASGSRSLVPPIPGLEESGYLDNVSLLELKEPPKSLIIIGGGYIGCEYGHFFSAMGTEVTILGRGPRLLGNEDPEVSERLHESLSRYCRVLTGHEVLMVERSGKGKVVSAREAKDGQIKQFEGEEVLLAAGRRSNSDLLHPEGTGVETDRGGWIKVDEYLRTSKEGIWALGDATGKHMFRHTANYEARTVAHNILQAKDESGWIAADYHAVPYAVFSHPTVAGVGMKEEEAAAKGLKVLVERAKYTDSAKGVAMAEEQGFVKMILEEETGKILGARIIGSSAPELIQQVVYLMNTDRQDLATAMSSQIIHPTINEVLGRVFARLERSLVREPLS, encoded by the coding sequence ATGGAAAAATTTGATCTCATAGTCATCGGCTCGGGCGCTGGGGCACTGGTGGCAGCTCAAGCAGCTCGCGCGGGAAGAAGGACGGCATTGGTAGACCAGGGCCCGATGGGCGGGACCTGCCTGAACAACGGCTGCATTCCCTCCAAGATGCTCATCCATCCGGCGGACATGATCAGGAGCATCCAGGAGGCGGGGGCGGTGGGGGTGCACGCCAGGATCGATAAAATCGATTTTCCTATGATCATGAGAAGGATGCATCAGGTGGTGGATGGGGGGCGGGCTCATATGGAAGAGACCATCAGCTCCAGGAGCAATCTCACCTATTATAATGAGAAGGCAGAGTTCATCGAGGATTATATCCTTAAGGTGGGATCGAAGACCCTCACCGCCCCCCAGTTTGTCATCGCCAGCGGTTCTCGCTCCCTTGTTCCGCCCATCCCCGGCCTGGAGGAATCGGGATATCTGGACAATGTATCTCTTCTGGAGCTGAAAGAGCCCCCCAAAAGCCTGATCATCATTGGAGGAGGCTATATTGGCTGCGAGTACGGCCACTTCTTCTCTGCCATGGGAACTGAGGTCACCATCCTGGGGCGTGGCCCCCGGCTCCTGGGCAACGAGGATCCGGAGGTCTCAGAACGGCTGCATGAGAGCCTCTCCCGCTACTGCCGGGTCCTCACCGGCCATGAGGTCCTGATGGTCGAGAGAAGCGGGAAAGGCAAGGTCGTCTCGGCAAGAGAGGCCAAAGATGGCCAGATCAAGCAGTTTGAGGGGGAGGAGGTCCTCCTTGCCGCTGGCCGCCGCTCCAATTCCGATCTTCTCCATCCAGAGGGGACAGGGGTGGAGACCGACCGGGGAGGATGGATCAAGGTGGATGAATACCTGAGGACCAGCAAGGAGGGCATCTGGGCTCTGGGCGATGCCACTGGCAAGCACATGTTCCGCCACACCGCCAACTATGAGGCCCGCACTGTGGCCCACAACATCCTCCAGGCGAAGGATGAGTCCGGCTGGATAGCAGCAGACTACCATGCTGTTCCTTATGCTGTATTCTCCCATCCTACTGTGGCCGGTGTGGGCATGAAGGAGGAGGAGGCAGCAGCCAAAGGCCTGAAGGTGCTGGTGGAAAGGGCGAAGTATACCGATTCGGCCAAGGGAGTGGCCATGGCTGAGGAACAGGGCTTTGTCAAGATGATCCTGGAGGAGGAGACAGGAAAGATCCTGGGGGCGAGGATCATCGGCTCCTCCGCTCCGGAGCTGATCCAGCAGGTGGTATATCTGATGAACACCGACCGCCAGGACCTGGCAACTGCAATGAGCTCTCAGATCATCCATCCCACCATCAATGAGGTTTTGGGAAGGGTTTTCGCCAGGCTGGAGCGCTCCCTTGTCCGAGAACCATTATCATGA
- a CDS encoding DUF357 domain-containing protein produces the protein MEGPDGRKRNLEADLLNETAKWRERGESLFEQLSGDEDMLENISAYLSDSHYFLEQDDLIRAFEAVIWAWAWMEIGLEKGLLHQDQAEGGSALAETSLKG, from the coding sequence ATGGAAGGCCCGGATGGTAGAAAGAGGAACCTGGAAGCTGACCTTTTAAACGAGACTGCTAAGTGGCGGGAGAGGGGAGAGTCTCTCTTCGAGCAGCTATCCGGGGATGAAGATATGCTGGAGAACATCTCCGCCTATCTATCTGATTCTCACTATTTTCTGGAACAGGATGATCTGATCAGAGCCTTTGAGGCGGTCATCTGGGCCTGGGCCTGGATGGAGATCGGCCTGGAGAAGGGTCTATTGCATCAGGACCAAGCTGAAGGAGGATCTGCTCTTGCAGAGACCTCATTGAAGGGCTGA
- a CDS encoding (4Fe-4S)-binding protein translates to MMAMKEYTREGLTVQWNPEKCIHAQECIKGLPGVFNRDSKPWIDMRGASLEEIMRVIDRCPSGALSYKQRKPPLEEEGPQPGEGDVSDGTYASIKVVKSGPLLVEGKCRLLNSSGDEVAREGVYALCRCGASRKKPFCDGSHINADFDDAERGRG, encoded by the coding sequence ATGATGGCAATGAAAGAGTACACCCGTGAAGGGCTGACAGTGCAATGGAATCCGGAAAAGTGCATACATGCGCAGGAATGCATAAAGGGACTGCCTGGTGTCTTCAACCGCGATAGCAAACCCTGGATAGATATGCGGGGCGCAAGCCTGGAGGAGATCATGAGGGTGATAGACCGCTGCCCTTCCGGTGCTTTGAGCTACAAACAAAGAAAGCCCCCGCTCGAGGAGGAGGGGCCCCAGCCCGGGGAAGGGGATGTATCAGATGGTACATATGCCTCCATCAAGGTGGTGAAGAGTGGCCCTCTGCTGGTGGAAGGGAAGTGCCGCCTGCTCAATTCCAGTGGCGATGAGGTAGCACGGGAGGGGGTCTATGCCCTGTGCAGGTGTGGAGCCTCCAGGAAAAAGCCATTCTGCGATGGAAGCCACATCAATGCGGACTTCGATGATGCAGAGAGAGGCCGGGGATGA